Sequence from the Trichocoleus sp. FACHB-46 genome:
GTTCCAGCCACTGGTTGGAGTGGTAAAGTTTCTGCCCCTGTCAAGCTGGGTGGCGCAGTCAACAGATTGAGCCTGCCCCCTGCCAATTGCACAAAGAACTGGCCTTGAGCCGATTCAATCCGCAAGATCCAGCCAGCCGGAGTTCGGAATAAGGTGGGCGGCACCACCCAATGACCTGTGGTGAGGCTAGTCCACTGACTCTGCTGCTGACTAGAACTGGCGCTGGTCAAGGCGATCGCAGTTTGGGTTCCTACGTTCTCGACCTGGAGTTGCTCGGTACTGCTGAGATTGCCAATGTAAGCCATAGAAAGATTAAGCATGGCGATCGCGTTCATTAGCAAGTTAACGTGGAAGTTCGGAGAACGGGTATTAAGATTCCCTAGAAAAGTTTCGGGCAGGTTTCAGGAACAGCGGCGAGTGATAGAAATTGTTATTTGACTCTAAAGCGTTCTAAAGAAGATTCCGTATCAGCGGCTACAGTATCGAACTCTCTCAGCCTCTATCAAGGATGAATGACTCCAGCAAGGTGGGTGGTTTGCCGTGCGATTTGATCACTATGATCCAGAGGGTTTTTATGACGAGTTGTTTATTGCCAAAAGTAAGCCCCGTCCGGAAGCCACCCTCTTAATCGAGCGGTTTAATTCTTTCTCCGCTAGTGAAATCAAACGTCGCCAGCAATCTGCCCAGATCGCCTTGATGAAGTTGGGCGTAACGTTCAATGTCTATAGCGATGGTCAGGGCACCGAGCGCATCATGCCCTTTGACATCATTCCCCGCATTGTCTCGGCGCAGGAATGGAAAGAACTAGAACAAGGCTTAAAGCAACGCATCTACGCGCTGAACTTGTTTCTGCATGACATCTATAACGAGCAAAAAATTCTGCGGGATAGTGTGATTCCGGCAGAGCTGATTTATTCAGCCACCGGATTTCTCAAGCCTTGCCTGGGATTAAACCCGCCGGGAGGGATTTGGTGCCACATCACCGGGACTGATTTGGTACGCGATCGCGATGGTCGCTGGTATGTGCTGGAAGACAACCTCCGCTGTCCTTCTGGCGTGTCCTATGTGCTAGAAAATCGCCGCGTCATGAAGAGTACTTTCCCGCAACTCTTCAACACCATGCCGATTCAGCCCGTAGAGGACTACTCCAGTCACCTGCTAGAAACCTTGCTGAATCTAGCCCCAGAGCATCTGAGCGATCCTACCGTGGTGGTGCTGAGTCCTGGCATCTATAACTCAGCCTACTTTGAGCATTCCTTTCTGGCTCAGCAAATGGGCGTGCAACTGGTGGAAGGGCGAGATCTAGTCGTGGCGGATGGCTATCTACAAATGCGGACCACCAAAGGGTTGCAGCGCGTGGATGTAATCTACCGCCGCATTGATGATGATTTTATTGATCCCCAAGCCTTCCGCTCAGACTCGTTGCTCGGTGTTCCCGGACTGATGGAAGTGTACCGCTCTGGGCGAGTGGGGCTAGCTAATGCGCTAGGGACAGGCGTGGCTGACGATAAAGTCATCTACGCCTATGTGCCGCAGATTATCCGTTACTACTTGGGCGAAGACCCCATTCTCGCCAACGTGCCGACTTATCTGTGCTGGGAACCCCAACAACAAAGCCACGTTTTGGCTAACC
This genomic interval carries:
- a CDS encoding circularly permuted type 2 ATP-grasp protein, giving the protein MRFDHYDPEGFYDELFIAKSKPRPEATLLIERFNSFSASEIKRRQQSAQIALMKLGVTFNVYSDGQGTERIMPFDIIPRIVSAQEWKELEQGLKQRIYALNLFLHDIYNEQKILRDSVIPAELIYSATGFLKPCLGLNPPGGIWCHITGTDLVRDRDGRWYVLEDNLRCPSGVSYVLENRRVMKSTFPQLFNTMPIQPVEDYSSHLLETLLNLAPEHLSDPTVVVLSPGIYNSAYFEHSFLAQQMGVQLVEGRDLVVADGYLQMRTTKGLQRVDVIYRRIDDDFIDPQAFRSDSLLGVPGLMEVYRSGRVGLANALGTGVADDKVIYAYVPQIIRYYLGEDPILANVPTYLCWEPQQQSHVLANLDKLVVKAANESGGYGMLIGSQASAAEREAFAEKIKASPRNYIAQPTLCLSRVPTLMEEQIEGCHVDLRPYILYGKNIYVSPGGLTRVALRKGSLVVNSSQGGGSKDTWVVCK